From a region of the Leptospira montravelensis genome:
- a CDS encoding FAD-binding dehydrogenase, with protein sequence MAVKNDVIIIGAGIAGLVAAYECLNQGKSVLILERNTEEQLGGLAKLSFGGMALVGTPIQKRLGIKDTPEIALDDWFSFADFGPNDIFPKQWAEQYVNESLGQVYHWLGSLGLNFFPVVNWVERGQYKRGNSVPRYHVLWGTGYRLVERFVELLKKHEHSAKLKIIFEHKVTDLIKENGKIVGCIAEQENTNKLDLTFYADHVMVATGGITGCLDKVREHWHKPWGEAPKEMLNGSHPFADGLVHDAVKKHGGNLTHLDKMWNYAAGIPNPNPEFEAHGLSLIPCKSALWLDHSGRRIGPEPMMTGFDTNELCRRISGLEKPYTWQLLNWRIAAKELAVSGSEHNPMIRDRKLFMFLKEILLGNHRLVRQLQKESDHFIVANNLRELADKMNQLNGDKTIDYEVLKKEVAMYDDVIRRGKGLWNDDQLRRIQHARSWRSDRVRTCSPKPILHPGAGPLIAIKLRLITRKSLGGIQTDLESRVLDPLGSVIPGLYAIGEAAGFGGGGASGFKSLEGTFLSGCILTARAAAKSIIGNNSK encoded by the coding sequence GTGGCAGTAAAAAACGATGTCATTATTATCGGAGCAGGAATCGCGGGGCTTGTAGCTGCCTATGAATGTTTAAACCAAGGAAAATCTGTTTTAATTTTAGAAAGAAACACCGAAGAACAATTAGGTGGTCTCGCTAAACTCTCATTTGGTGGAATGGCCTTAGTTGGAACCCCAATACAAAAACGTTTAGGTATCAAAGATACACCTGAGATTGCATTGGATGATTGGTTCTCCTTTGCTGATTTCGGTCCCAATGATATTTTCCCAAAACAATGGGCAGAACAATATGTAAACGAAAGTCTTGGACAAGTTTATCACTGGCTTGGAAGCCTTGGATTAAATTTTTTTCCTGTAGTCAATTGGGTAGAAAGAGGTCAATACAAAAGAGGAAATTCTGTTCCACGTTATCATGTTCTTTGGGGAACTGGTTATCGTTTGGTGGAACGATTTGTTGAGCTTTTAAAAAAACACGAACATAGTGCAAAACTTAAAATTATTTTTGAACATAAGGTTACTGATTTAATTAAAGAAAATGGAAAGATTGTTGGTTGTATCGCCGAACAAGAAAATACGAATAAGTTAGATTTAACTTTTTATGCAGATCATGTGATGGTTGCAACAGGTGGCATTACAGGCTGTTTGGATAAAGTACGGGAACACTGGCACAAACCTTGGGGGGAAGCACCAAAAGAGATGTTAAATGGATCTCATCCTTTTGCGGATGGTTTGGTTCATGATGCTGTGAAGAAACATGGCGGAAATCTCACCCACTTAGATAAAATGTGGAATTATGCTGCAGGAATTCCCAATCCTAATCCAGAATTTGAGGCTCACGGACTCAGTTTGATTCCTTGTAAATCGGCACTTTGGCTAGACCATTCTGGAAGGCGCATTGGACCTGAACCAATGATGACTGGTTTTGATACCAATGAACTTTGCCGAAGAATTTCTGGTTTAGAAAAACCCTATACATGGCAACTTTTGAATTGGCGGATTGCCGCAAAAGAATTAGCTGTTTCCGGTTCTGAACACAATCCGATGATCCGCGATCGTAAACTATTTATGTTTCTAAAGGAAATATTACTCGGAAACCACCGTTTAGTCAGACAGCTACAAAAAGAAAGTGATCATTTTATTGTAGCCAACAACTTACGAGAATTAGCCGATAAGATGAACCAGTTAAATGGCGACAAAACCATTGATTATGAAGTATTAAAAAAAGAAGTCGCAATGTATGATGATGTCATACGCCGAGGAAAAGGGTTATGGAACGATGACCAATTAAGACGGATCCAACATGCCAGATCATGGAGGTCTGATCGTGTGCGCACTTGTTCCCCAAAACCCATTCTTCATCCAGGTGCGGGTCCACTTATTGCTATCAAACTACGATTGATTACACGAAAGAGCCTCGGTGGCATTCAGACAGATTTAGAAAGTCGCGTATTAGATCCGTTAGGTTCAGTAATCCCTGGATTGTATGCGATTGGAGAAGCTGCTGGATTTGGCGGCGGCGGTGCTAGTGGATTTAAATCTTTAGAAGGAACTTTTTTATCTGGTTGTATACTGACAGCAAGGGCCGCGGCAAAATCAATCATAGGGAACAATTCAAAGTAA
- a CDS encoding OsmC family protein yields MTNPDPNAKPKMNFHVETARVDSHSSLSRCKSAEIVLDTDMAGNLNAFNPAELLLSALSACIIKGVERVAPILHFQMKGIQVIVDGIRQDVPPKMESIRYVVIVDTEEPDDRLHLLHENIKKYGTVFNTIAPGTDLVGEIRRK; encoded by the coding sequence ATGACAAATCCAGACCCAAATGCAAAACCAAAAATGAATTTCCATGTGGAAACAGCCAGAGTGGATTCCCATTCGAGTTTATCTCGGTGTAAATCGGCAGAAATCGTATTAGATACAGATATGGCAGGAAACCTAAATGCCTTCAATCCTGCGGAGCTGTTACTTTCGGCTCTTTCGGCCTGCATCATTAAAGGAGTGGAAAGAGTGGCTCCTATCCTGCATTTTCAAATGAAAGGAATTCAAGTCATCGTAGATGGAATCAGGCAAGATGTTCCTCCCAAAATGGAATCCATTCGTTATGTAGTAATAGTGGATACGGAGGAACCAGACGACCGTTTGCATCTGTTACACGAAAATATCAAAAAATATGGAACGGTTTTTAATACCATTGCACCTGGCACTGATTTGGTGGGAGAGATTCGTAGAAAATAA
- a CDS encoding acetyl-CoA acetyltransferase codes for MSEKVFVLGGEQTDFQRNWTKEGKTFMSMMREVLDDALEKVGISYDEIKRLNKENRVAVFVGNFDAEQYANQGHLGAFLTEVNPALFGVPGARYEAACASGSVALDAAITHIRAEDYDLAIVLGVEVMKTVSSSVGGDFLGTAAYYDKEAKGVQFPFPKLFGKLADVILERYELKEERFMDALAEISRINYANAKRNPKAQTRTWFMNKEHAMARGGDNNMAVGGRLCITDCSQVTDGAAVTILASKDYTKEYAKKTGRKVDDIPRVKGWGHRVAPITFEAKKQESVGDKYILPWTRQTVKDAYKRADMDVKNIDVFETHDCFTSSEYAAISAFGISEPGKEHIAIEEGTIDFGGKKPINPSGGLIGVGHPVGASGVRMMLDLYKQVTNTAGDYQVKGAKNGLMLNIGGSATTNFVFILGK; via the coding sequence ATGAGTGAAAAAGTATTCGTATTAGGCGGAGAACAAACCGACTTCCAAAGAAACTGGACAAAAGAAGGAAAAACCTTCATGTCCATGATGCGTGAAGTATTAGATGATGCTCTTGAAAAAGTGGGCATTAGTTATGATGAAATCAAACGATTGAACAAAGAAAACCGTGTGGCTGTGTTTGTTGGAAACTTTGATGCAGAACAGTATGCCAACCAAGGACACTTGGGTGCATTTTTAACAGAAGTAAACCCTGCTCTTTTTGGAGTTCCTGGTGCACGTTACGAAGCAGCATGTGCTTCCGGATCTGTTGCTCTTGATGCAGCGATCACACACATCCGTGCAGAAGATTACGATCTAGCGATTGTTCTTGGTGTGGAAGTGATGAAAACTGTATCTTCATCTGTGGGTGGTGACTTCCTTGGAACTGCTGCTTATTACGATAAAGAAGCGAAGGGAGTTCAATTTCCTTTCCCTAAACTTTTCGGAAAATTAGCAGATGTAATCCTCGAACGTTACGAACTGAAAGAAGAACGTTTTATGGATGCTCTTGCTGAAATTTCACGTATCAACTATGCAAACGCAAAACGTAACCCGAAAGCACAAACTCGCACATGGTTCATGAACAAAGAACATGCGATGGCTCGTGGTGGTGATAATAATATGGCTGTGGGTGGTAGACTTTGTATCACTGACTGTTCCCAAGTAACAGACGGTGCTGCGGTAACTATCCTTGCATCCAAAGATTACACAAAAGAATACGCTAAAAAAACTGGCCGCAAAGTAGACGACATCCCTCGTGTGAAGGGTTGGGGTCACCGAGTGGCACCAATTACATTTGAAGCAAAAAAACAAGAATCCGTTGGGGACAAATACATCCTTCCTTGGACTCGCCAAACTGTAAAAGATGCTTACAAACGTGCTGACATGGATGTAAAAAACATTGATGTGTTTGAAACACATGACTGTTTTACTTCTTCTGAGTATGCTGCGATTTCTGCTTTTGGAATCTCAGAACCAGGAAAAGAACACATCGCGATCGAAGAAGGAACCATTGACTTTGGTGGTAAAAAACCAATCAATCCTTCCGGTGGACTCATCGGTGTGGGTCACCCAGTAGGTGCATCCGGCGTTCGTATGATGCTCGACCTCTACAAACAAGTCACAAACACCGCAGGGGACTACCAAGTAAAAGGTGCTAAAAATGGCCTTATGCTCAACATCGGTGGATCTGCGACTACGAACTTCGTGTTCATCTTAGGTAAGTAG
- a CDS encoding 3-hydroxyacyl-CoA dehydrogenase NAD-binding domain-containing protein — translation MREIKTVTILGANGAMGSGSAGVIAAFGGAKVHMLARDVEKAKQGIEAAVASVKTDTIRARMIPGSYDADLEKAVAESDWVFELVAESYEVKEPINTRIAKARRPGTIVSTVSSGLSIGRLAKAYDEDGQKHYYGTHFFNPPYKMILCELVTHSGNDKKVTQALGEYLDKVLGRAVVYTNDTPAFAGNRIGFQLMNEVAHFAEKYADKGGIALMDEIMSGYTGRAMGPLATADFVGLDVHKAIVDNIYDNTKDEAHETFKLPGYFQKLIDAGKLGMKSGGGLTKVVKHADGKREKFVYNIKTGEYDPYPKFDITFIKEARQKIKDSDYKGAMDVVKKASGFEADIARYFISRYISYSLSLVGEVVDTKENTDGAMGFGFNWVPASAFVDFLGGPKETIKMMDESKIPVPKLLKDAKEGKKFYELGDKLDARSLFKG, via the coding sequence ATGAGAGAAATCAAAACTGTCACGATTTTAGGTGCCAACGGAGCCATGGGTTCTGGAAGTGCAGGCGTCATTGCTGCCTTCGGTGGTGCTAAAGTCCATATGCTCGCTAGAGATGTTGAAAAAGCAAAACAGGGTATCGAAGCCGCTGTCGCATCCGTAAAAACGGATACAATTCGCGCACGAATGATCCCTGGTTCCTACGATGCGGATCTGGAAAAAGCTGTCGCAGAGTCAGATTGGGTATTCGAACTCGTGGCGGAAAGTTACGAAGTCAAAGAACCGATCAACACTCGCATCGCGAAAGCTCGTCGTCCTGGAACCATTGTTTCCACTGTGTCCTCTGGACTTTCTATCGGTCGTTTGGCAAAAGCTTACGATGAAGATGGTCAAAAACACTATTACGGAACGCATTTTTTTAACCCTCCTTATAAAATGATCCTTTGTGAACTCGTCACTCATTCGGGTAACGATAAAAAAGTCACACAAGCGTTAGGTGAATACTTAGATAAAGTTTTAGGCCGTGCTGTAGTTTATACAAACGACACTCCTGCATTTGCTGGAAACCGCATTGGATTTCAGTTGATGAACGAAGTGGCTCACTTTGCAGAAAAGTATGCTGACAAAGGTGGAATTGCCCTTATGGACGAAATCATGTCTGGTTACACTGGACGTGCGATGGGCCCACTGGCTACTGCTGACTTCGTAGGACTAGATGTTCACAAGGCCATCGTAGACAATATCTACGACAATACAAAAGATGAAGCTCACGAAACATTCAAACTTCCTGGTTACTTCCAAAAGTTAATCGATGCTGGCAAACTTGGTATGAAATCTGGTGGTGGTCTCACTAAAGTTGTGAAACACGCTGACGGAAAACGTGAGAAGTTTGTTTACAATATCAAAACTGGTGAGTACGATCCGTACCCAAAATTTGATATTACTTTTATCAAAGAAGCTCGCCAAAAAATCAAAGACTCCGATTACAAAGGTGCGATGGATGTAGTAAAAAAAGCCAGTGGCTTCGAAGCAGACATTGCTCGTTACTTTATTTCACGTTACATCAGTTATTCGCTCTCTCTCGTGGGAGAGGTGGTTGATACAAAAGAAAACACTGACGGTGCTATGGGTTTCGGATTTAACTGGGTTCCCGCTTCCGCCTTCGTTGATTTCCTTGGTGGACCAAAAGAAACAATTAAGATGATGGATGAGTCTAAAATACCAGTTCCAAAACTTTTAAAAGATGCAAAAGAAGGCAAAAAGTTCTACGAACTTGGCGACAAACTCGATGCAAGGTCTCTCTTCAAAGGTTAA
- a CDS encoding DUF2721 domain-containing protein yields the protein MFESFSNSEILSGMITPAVLVSASASLIFSTANRLGRIFDRVNLLKSEVEILLEGKKSFHTERMVYMRNQLSVQKKRAVLIQRSMAFLYLATSLFIISSLTLAFTLAFAKNLTWIPTVVALSGGICLFLASALLFYESRYNLTFINRQIEFTEFLESEVQRK from the coding sequence ATGTTTGAATCATTTTCCAACTCTGAAATCCTATCAGGTATGATTACCCCCGCGGTCCTTGTATCTGCTTCTGCCAGTTTGATATTTTCCACTGCCAATCGACTCGGGCGTATTTTTGATCGAGTGAATCTTTTGAAATCGGAAGTAGAAATTCTATTAGAGGGCAAAAAGAGTTTTCATACTGAACGAATGGTTTATATGCGCAACCAACTTTCTGTTCAGAAAAAACGGGCAGTTCTCATCCAACGTTCAATGGCATTTTTATATTTGGCGACATCCTTATTTATCATTTCAAGTTTAACTTTGGCCTTTACCCTTGCCTTTGCTAAAAATTTAACTTGGATTCCTACTGTGGTTGCCTTATCAGGTGGGATCTGTCTGTTTCTTGCCAGTGCCCTTCTATTTTATGAAAGCAGATACAATCTAACATTCATTAACAGGCAAATTGAATTTACGGAATTTTTGGAGAGTGAAGTCCAAAGGAAATAA
- a CDS encoding methyl-accepting chemotaxis protein, translating into MRQNFPVTKNEVEFQEGTKITSKTDLKGIITYVNEDFLRISGYKEDEVIGQPHNLIRHPEMPKAAFQDMWETIKTQHSWVGIVKNRCKNGDYYWVDANVSPIYQDGQHIGYMSVRTKATKEQIHNAEILYTKLNVGHGKFETSGQNGFSLSMAKIFTIHTIVSGVLLILFSLKSNSSFAFLTSPVVSIVGFVLFLSIAAFGFLSIHNHKKSFLKVKEYLGNLYNGKLKFDVTFENGGEYAQIFPMIKKTQYEFRGMISQLIGNAEIVKTQIRSLTFAVEHIHVAFQELSKAMFSLADSSIVTRESSDSIFQEMDSLNHLIGNIRTESNVVQSESTESYHFSLAGKDCSDKAMTQFQKAKKQILKTSEVIKELGEKTKAIRKITETITAISEKTNLLSLNASIESARAGDAGKGFAVVAGEVGKLADQSNRSAKEISSFINELTSKILQTVTDIQEGLTEVEVGSLEFETVQLEMNKILKNAEETKLSAEKINGSTVGTESMSVNVLGNMEKIQTQLINTSAIVEELSAAANEQKHTIGAIEESITNLGLVADRLDSVAFRFQF; encoded by the coding sequence ATGCGTCAGAATTTTCCCGTAACAAAAAATGAAGTGGAGTTTCAAGAAGGAACTAAGATCACTTCCAAAACAGATTTAAAAGGAATCATTACTTATGTGAATGAGGATTTTTTGCGCATTAGTGGATATAAAGAAGATGAAGTGATTGGCCAACCTCACAATTTAATACGTCACCCTGAAATGCCAAAGGCAGCTTTCCAAGATATGTGGGAAACCATCAAAACACAACATTCTTGGGTGGGGATTGTTAAGAACCGCTGTAAAAACGGTGATTATTATTGGGTTGATGCAAACGTTTCCCCGATCTACCAAGATGGACAACATATAGGTTATATGTCTGTGCGAACGAAGGCAACTAAAGAACAAATTCATAATGCGGAAATTCTTTATACAAAACTGAATGTCGGACATGGGAAATTTGAAACCAGTGGCCAAAATGGTTTTAGTTTATCGATGGCAAAAATTTTTACAATACATACGATTGTTAGTGGAGTATTATTGATTTTGTTTTCGTTAAAATCAAATTCTAGTTTTGCTTTTCTTACTAGCCCTGTAGTATCTATTGTTGGTTTTGTTTTATTTCTGTCGATTGCAGCTTTTGGATTTTTATCTATTCATAATCATAAAAAATCATTTTTAAAAGTGAAAGAATACCTTGGTAATTTATATAATGGAAAGCTAAAGTTTGATGTAACTTTTGAGAATGGGGGTGAATATGCTCAGATTTTCCCAATGATCAAAAAAACGCAGTATGAGTTTAGAGGAATGATTTCTCAATTAATTGGAAATGCGGAAATTGTAAAAACTCAAATAAGATCACTGACTTTTGCTGTGGAACATATTCATGTGGCTTTTCAAGAATTATCTAAGGCTATGTTTTCTTTGGCAGATTCAAGTATTGTGACCCGAGAAAGTTCGGATAGTATCTTTCAAGAAATGGATTCTTTAAATCACCTAATTGGAAATATACGAACTGAGTCAAATGTGGTTCAATCGGAATCCACAGAATCATATCATTTTTCACTGGCAGGAAAAGATTGTTCTGACAAAGCAATGACTCAATTCCAAAAAGCGAAGAAACAGATTTTAAAAACTTCTGAAGTCATAAAAGAACTTGGTGAAAAAACTAAGGCGATACGAAAGATTACAGAGACGATCACTGCTATTTCCGAAAAAACAAACTTACTTTCATTAAATGCTTCTATTGAATCGGCAAGAGCCGGAGATGCAGGGAAGGGTTTTGCAGTCGTTGCTGGGGAAGTGGGAAAATTGGCAGACCAATCCAATCGATCAGCCAAAGAAATATCTTCCTTCATCAATGAATTAACATCCAAAATTTTACAAACAGTCACTGATATTCAAGAAGGACTTACTGAAGTAGAGGTGGGTTCATTAGAGTTTGAAACGGTCCAATTGGAAATGAATAAAATTTTAAAGAATGCTGAGGAAACAAAGCTAAGTGCAGAAAAGATCAATGGATCAACAGTCGGCACAGAATCTATGTCAGTAAATGTTTTAGGAAATATGGAAAAGATTCAAACACAGCTGATCAATACATCAGCAATTGTGGAAGAGTTGTCTGCCGCAGCAAACGAACAAAAACATACCATCGGAGCAATCGAAGAGTCTATCACAAACTTGGGTTTGGTTGCTGACCGGTTGGATTCCGTTGCTTTCCGATTTCAGTTTTAA
- a CDS encoding tRNA dihydrouridine synthase — protein sequence MRILLAPMEGLLDFRLRDLLTRVGGYDECVSEFIRVNDTLLPSHRFYRYVPELYENCRTKSGVPVKVQLLGSDINCMAENASKVASLGAYGIDINFGCPAPTVNRNRGGAALLKEPDLMFAIVKAVRSAVPSSIPVTAKMRLGYDSTEQALVCAKALEEGGAKEIVVHARTKTDGYKPPAYWDWIYKIGSTVRVPVVANGEIWTAEDAKRCQEVSGCRDIMIGRGAVANPSLALMIRGEKKENLSWDEVKIILHRYWQSLEADLEVKSRAGRIKQWLHYLSRQYPEAERDFEIVKRLTKIEDFTKYLESTVTFV from the coding sequence TTGCGAATCTTACTTGCACCTATGGAAGGACTTCTCGATTTTCGCCTGCGCGACCTACTAACGCGCGTAGGCGGGTATGACGAATGTGTGAGTGAATTCATTCGAGTCAACGACACACTGCTTCCTTCTCATAGGTTTTATCGATATGTTCCAGAACTTTATGAAAATTGTAGAACCAAATCTGGGGTTCCAGTCAAAGTACAATTATTAGGTTCTGATATTAACTGTATGGCAGAAAACGCAAGTAAGGTGGCTTCCCTTGGCGCTTATGGAATTGATATTAATTTTGGATGTCCTGCCCCCACCGTAAACAGAAACCGAGGGGGAGCTGCCTTACTCAAAGAACCCGACTTAATGTTTGCCATTGTAAAGGCAGTTCGTAGTGCTGTTCCTTCCTCTATTCCAGTTACGGCAAAAATGAGATTAGGTTACGATTCCACCGAACAAGCGCTTGTTTGTGCAAAAGCATTGGAAGAAGGTGGGGCCAAAGAAATTGTGGTCCATGCTCGAACAAAAACGGATGGTTACAAACCTCCTGCCTATTGGGATTGGATTTATAAAATCGGATCCACAGTCAGAGTTCCCGTAGTGGCCAATGGAGAAATTTGGACCGCTGAAGATGCAAAACGATGTCAGGAAGTTTCAGGTTGTCGAGACATTATGATTGGTCGTGGTGCTGTTGCCAACCCAAGCCTTGCTTTGATGATCCGAGGAGAAAAAAAAGAGAATCTTTCTTGGGATGAAGTCAAAATAATTTTACATCGGTATTGGCAAAGTTTAGAAGCAGATTTGGAAGTTAAAAGTCGGGCAGGAAGAATCAAACAATGGTTACACTATTTATCCCGACAGTATCCGGAAGCGGAAAGAGACTTTGAAATTGTAAAACGACTAACAAAGATAGAGGATTTTACAAAGTATTTGGAATCGACAGTGACATTTGTTTAA
- a CDS encoding thiamine pyrophosphate-binding protein, translating to MKKTGAWLVRYALEQIGVRYTFGIPGVHNTEIYDELNSSESIHPMLVTHEGCGAFMADAISRTSNSIGTILIVPAAGVTHAASGIGEAFLDGIPMLVIAGGVRSDSQFKYQLHDMDQHALLKPITKQTFKVNTQAEIIETIYKAYQIATTGEPGPVFVEIPVNIQLYTGLVEDLPTYKQYCKLQTVTHSPFPFASLDEAVELLVQAKSPGLFLGWGAVDVTTSTIQIAELLGAPVSTTLQGLSAFPGNHPLHCGMSFGAAAVPVATNAFSECDCLLAVGTRFAEIATASFGVTVPKNLIHIDINPDVLSANYPAKVGITGDAKLILPELVKKLKLKLEKTKQNRENRLQKIKSEIAKNKQTYTEEWFQHDSKARVNPAKFFSALRSTLPDDGFVVVDDGNHTFLTAELMPIHKPRHMISPTDFNCMGYAVPATIATKMANPDKAVVGIIGDGAFLMTCMEINTASRNQIGAIFAVFNDGELSQIAQAQQVPYNRKTCTVLGVTRFEGIALATGAEYLRIETNEDIFENLKTAWTLTQEGRPVILDVNIDYSKKTRFTQGIVGTNLKRLPFAAKLRMISRALVRKVTG from the coding sequence ATGAAAAAAACAGGTGCATGGTTAGTCAGATATGCTTTAGAACAAATCGGAGTTCGTTATACTTTTGGAATTCCAGGTGTACATAATACAGAAATTTATGATGAACTCAATAGTTCTGAATCGATCCATCCAATGCTTGTGACCCACGAAGGTTGTGGTGCATTTATGGCCGATGCCATCAGTCGAACCAGTAATTCTATCGGTACTATATTAATTGTTCCGGCTGCGGGAGTGACTCATGCAGCTAGTGGCATTGGGGAGGCTTTTTTAGATGGAATTCCCATGTTAGTCATTGCAGGTGGTGTTCGGAGTGATTCCCAATTTAAATACCAATTACATGATATGGACCAACATGCATTATTAAAACCAATTACCAAACAAACTTTTAAGGTCAATACACAAGCCGAAATCATAGAAACAATTTATAAAGCATACCAAATTGCAACAACGGGAGAACCAGGGCCGGTATTTGTAGAAATTCCAGTAAATATACAACTTTACACAGGTTTGGTGGAGGATCTTCCCACCTATAAACAATATTGTAAATTACAAACGGTTACACATTCACCATTCCCATTTGCCAGTTTAGATGAGGCTGTGGAATTATTAGTACAAGCAAAATCGCCAGGTTTATTTTTAGGATGGGGTGCGGTTGATGTTACTACATCCACAATTCAAATTGCAGAATTACTAGGTGCACCCGTTTCTACAACCTTACAAGGATTAAGTGCATTTCCGGGGAATCATCCATTACATTGCGGAATGAGTTTCGGTGCGGCAGCTGTCCCTGTGGCAACGAATGCTTTTTCTGAATGTGATTGTTTACTCGCAGTAGGAACACGTTTTGCAGAAATAGCCACTGCCAGTTTTGGAGTCACAGTTCCAAAAAACCTAATCCATATTGATATCAACCCTGACGTACTTAGTGCTAATTATCCTGCTAAGGTTGGAATTACTGGTGATGCAAAATTAATTCTTCCTGAATTAGTAAAAAAATTAAAACTAAAGTTAGAAAAAACAAAACAAAATAGGGAAAACCGATTACAAAAAATCAAATCAGAAATTGCTAAAAATAAACAAACCTATACAGAAGAATGGTTCCAACATGATAGTAAAGCTCGAGTGAACCCAGCTAAGTTTTTTAGTGCCTTACGTAGCACTTTACCTGATGACGGCTTTGTTGTGGTAGATGATGGCAACCATACTTTTTTAACTGCAGAACTTATGCCCATCCACAAACCAAGACATATGATTTCACCTACAGATTTTAATTGTATGGGTTATGCCGTTCCTGCAACCATCGCAACGAAAATGGCAAATCCCGATAAAGCAGTTGTGGGAATCATCGGTGATGGAGCCTTTCTAATGACTTGTATGGAGATAAATACAGCAAGCAGAAACCAGATAGGTGCGATATTTGCAGTTTTTAATGATGGTGAGTTATCTCAAATTGCACAAGCACAACAAGTCCCTTACAATCGTAAAACCTGTACCGTACTTGGAGTCACTCGTTTCGAAGGGATCGCATTAGCCACTGGTGCTGAATACTTGCGGATAGAAACCAATGAAGATATTTTTGAAAATTTGAAAACTGCATGGACTCTCACCCAGGAAGGCCGTCCCGTCATTTTGGATGTAAATATTGACTACAGTAAAAAAACTCGATTTACCCAAGGAATTGTTGGTACGAACTTAAAACGATTACCTTTTGCTGCCAAATTAAGAATGATTAGTCGAGCCCTCGTGAGAAAAGTGACGGGATAA